The Streptomyces seoulensis genome contains a region encoding:
- a CDS encoding alpha-amylase: MARRTLTVALALAAAVTVGMYPTTPAQAAPPGTKDVTAVLFEWNFASVARECTTTLGPAGYGYVQVSPPAEHIQGSQWWTSYQPVSYKIAGRLGDRTAFKSMVDTCHSAGVKVVTDTVINHMAAGSGTGTGGSSYTKYNYPGLYSSPDFDDCTAQISNYQDRWNVQHCELVGLADLDTGEEYVRKAIAGYMNDLLSLGVDGFRVDAAKHIDKADLANIKSRLTNPSVYWKQEAIYGAGEAVQPTEYTGTGDVQEFRYAYDLKRVFNSENLAYLKNYGEGWGYMSSSVAGVFVDNHDTERNGSTLNYKDGANYTLANVFMLAYPYGTPDINSGYEWSDADAGPPNGGKVNACWQDGWKCQHAWPEIRSMVAFRNATRGQAVTNWWDDGNDAIAFGRGSKGFVAINHESSSLSRTYQTSLAAGTYCNVQNNTTVSVNSGGQFTATLGANTALALYAGKSSC; this comes from the coding sequence ATGGCACGCAGAACCCTCACCGTGGCGCTCGCCCTCGCGGCAGCGGTCACGGTTGGCATGTACCCGACTACTCCGGCCCAGGCCGCCCCGCCCGGCACCAAGGACGTCACCGCCGTCCTCTTCGAGTGGAACTTCGCCTCCGTGGCCCGCGAGTGCACCACCACCCTCGGCCCGGCCGGCTACGGCTACGTGCAGGTCTCCCCGCCCGCCGAGCACATACAGGGCTCGCAGTGGTGGACCTCCTACCAGCCCGTCTCGTACAAGATCGCCGGCCGGCTCGGCGACCGCACGGCCTTCAAGAGCATGGTCGACACGTGTCACTCGGCCGGGGTCAAGGTCGTCACCGACACCGTGATCAACCACATGGCGGCGGGCAGCGGCACCGGCACCGGCGGCTCGTCGTACACGAAGTACAACTACCCCGGCCTGTACTCGTCCCCCGACTTCGACGACTGCACCGCGCAGATCAGCAACTACCAGGACCGCTGGAACGTCCAGCACTGCGAACTGGTGGGCCTGGCCGACCTGGACACCGGCGAGGAGTACGTCCGCAAGGCCATCGCCGGGTACATGAACGACCTGCTCTCGCTGGGCGTCGACGGCTTCCGCGTCGACGCGGCCAAGCACATCGACAAGGCCGACCTGGCCAACATCAAGTCCCGGCTGACCAACCCGTCGGTGTACTGGAAGCAGGAGGCCATCTACGGCGCGGGCGAGGCCGTCCAGCCCACCGAGTACACGGGCACCGGCGACGTCCAGGAGTTCCGCTACGCCTACGACCTCAAGCGGGTGTTCAACAGCGAGAACCTGGCCTACCTGAAGAACTACGGTGAGGGCTGGGGGTACATGAGCAGCTCGGTCGCCGGGGTCTTCGTCGACAACCACGACACCGAGCGCAACGGCAGCACCCTCAACTACAAGGACGGCGCCAACTACACGCTGGCCAACGTCTTCATGCTGGCCTACCCGTACGGCACCCCGGACATCAACTCCGGCTACGAGTGGTCCGACGCGGACGCCGGCCCGCCCAACGGGGGCAAGGTCAACGCCTGCTGGCAGGACGGCTGGAAGTGCCAGCACGCCTGGCCGGAGATCAGGTCCATGGTCGCCTTCCGCAACGCCACCCGCGGCCAGGCCGTCACCAACTGGTGGGACGACGGCAACGACGCCATCGCCTTCGGGCGCGGCAGCAAGGGCTTCGTGGCCATCAACCACGAGTCCTCGTCACTGTCCCGCACCTACCAGACCTCGCTCGCGGCGGGCACGTACTGCAACGTCCAGAACAACACCACGGTGTCGGTGAACTCCGGCGGCCAGTTCACCGCGACCCTCGGCGCCAACACCGCCCTCGCCCTGTACGCGGGCAAGTCGAGCTGCTGA
- the pulA gene encoding pullulanase-type alpha-1,6-glucosidase: MRPIWQARGTRRTPYRRRAAAVAAAALAATLVTPLSAHAASPPAPPSDARLAAEPARHDDTREQFYFVMPDRFANGDRSNDRGGLTGSRLSTGYDPTDKGFYQGGDLKGLTQRLDYIKGLGTTAIWLAPIFKNRPVQGTGADASAGYHGYWITDFTQVDPHFGTNADLKGLIAKAHAKGMKVFFDVITNHTADLVDYREKSYDYLSKGAFPYLTEDGRPFDDADYADGRKKFPAVDASSFPRTPAVRSRDKVPAWLNDPAMYHNRGDSTFAGESAEYGDFSGLDDLWTERPEVVSGMERIYQRWVRDFAVDGFRIDTVKHVNMGFWTQWATALDRYAAAHGRKNFFMFGEVYSADTSVTSPYVTQGRLDATLDFPFQDAARAYASQGGSAKKLAGVFGDDYKYTTDRANAYEQVTFLGNHDMGRIGYFLKQDDPKASDAEILRKDRLANQLMFLGRGNPVVYYGDEQGFTGSGGDKDARQTMFASKVADYLDDEIGTARTHARDAYDTAAPLYKDIAALAKLRKANPALTDGVQTERYAADGAGVYAFTRTDARTGAEYVVALNNAATAQTVSFPTGSARMAYQGIYGAGRTVKSDAGRKLGLTVPAGTAVVYKATGRLAAPAAEPTLTLTAPAAGATGTVEVGADVPGGGLNRVVFAAQVGNGPWKTLGSADHAPYKVTQAVGKGVPAGTALRYKAVAIDSAGRTASALATSTTGTAPAPEPPTAASRDYAVVHYKRADGDYANWGLYAWGDLADGEATQWPASHPFTGRDAYGAFAYVKLKPGASNVGFLVIDKDGDKDVSTDRTIDVTKTGEVWIEQGKPETQTERPEYPAEDQGKAVLHYHRADGNYDGWGLHTWTGAANPTDWSKPLQPVKTDAYGAVFEVPLTEGATSLSYILHKGDEKDLPTDRSLDLKADGHEVWLLSGQEKYLLPQPKGSAAALDLTTAKAVWIDRDTLAWNGAEGAASTQLLYSRDGSIAVKDSALTSDDERWLRLAKGALTDAQKAKFPHLKDYTAWTVDPRDRDRVREALTGQLVASQRAASGAVLAATGVQIAGVLDDVYAGATKSGLGPVFQGGKPTLSVWAPTAQDVSLELDGALTPMRRDDTTGVWSVTGPASWKGKPYRYVVKVWAPSVGKLVTNPVTDPYSVALTADSKRSLVVDLADRSLAPEGWTGLTKPKAVPLKDAQIQELHIRDFSVADKTVPAKDQGTYLAFTDKDSDGSKHLRELAKAGTSYVHLLPAFDIATIPEKKADQATPGCDLASFPADSDKQQECVAKTAAKDAYNWGYDPFHYTVPEGSYATDPDGTARTVQFRKMVQALNQDGLRVVMDVVYNHTAASGQADTSVLDRIVPGYYQRLLADGSVANSTCCAGTATENAMMGKLVVDSIVTWAREYKVDGFRFDLMGHHPKANILAVRKALDALTVAKDGVDGSKIILYGEGWNFGEVADDARFVQATQKNMAGTGIATFSDRARDAVRGGGPFDEDPGVQGFASGLFTDPNSSPANGTPAEQKARLLHYQDLIKVGLTGNLAGYRFTDSAGKEVTGAGVDYNGSPAGYAAAPGDALAYADAHDNESLFDALTFKLPAGTSASDRARMQVLAMATAALSQGPALSQAGTDLLRSKSLDRNSFDSGDWFNAIHWNCADGNGFGRGLPPAADNASKWSYAKPLLSTVKVGCPQITGASAAYRELLRIRTTEDAFSLGSTERVQDRLSFPLSGKDETAGVITMRLGDLVVVFNATPERQEQRVAALAGTDYRLHPVQASGADEVVKSASYSAGSGTFTVPARTVAVFTR, from the coding sequence GTGAGACCGATCTGGCAGGCGCGCGGGACGCGCCGCACCCCCTACCGGCGCCGGGCGGCGGCCGTAGCCGCCGCAGCCCTCGCCGCCACCCTGGTGACGCCCCTGTCCGCCCACGCGGCGAGCCCGCCGGCACCGCCCTCCGACGCCCGCCTCGCCGCCGAGCCCGCCCGGCACGACGACACGCGCGAGCAGTTCTACTTCGTCATGCCGGATCGTTTCGCCAACGGCGACCGCTCCAACGACCGCGGCGGGCTCACCGGTTCGCGGCTGAGCACCGGCTACGACCCCACCGACAAGGGCTTCTACCAGGGCGGCGACCTCAAGGGCCTCACCCAGCGGCTCGACTACATCAAGGGCCTCGGCACGACCGCCATCTGGCTCGCCCCGATCTTCAAGAACCGCCCCGTGCAGGGCACCGGCGCCGACGCCTCGGCCGGCTACCACGGTTACTGGATCACCGACTTCACCCAGGTCGACCCGCACTTCGGCACCAACGCCGACCTGAAGGGCCTGATCGCCAAGGCACACGCCAAGGGCATGAAGGTCTTCTTCGACGTCATCACCAACCACACCGCCGACCTCGTCGACTACCGCGAGAAGTCCTACGACTACCTCTCCAAGGGCGCCTTCCCGTACCTGACCGAGGACGGCCGCCCCTTCGACGACGCCGACTACGCGGACGGCCGCAAGAAGTTCCCGGCCGTCGACGCCTCGTCCTTCCCGCGCACCCCGGCCGTGCGCAGCCGCGACAAGGTCCCGGCCTGGCTGAACGACCCGGCGATGTACCACAACCGGGGTGACTCCACCTTCGCGGGCGAGTCCGCCGAGTACGGCGACTTCTCCGGCCTGGACGACCTGTGGACCGAGCGTCCCGAGGTCGTCAGCGGCATGGAGAGGATCTACCAGCGCTGGGTGCGGGACTTCGCCGTCGACGGCTTCCGCATCGACACCGTCAAGCACGTGAACATGGGCTTCTGGACCCAGTGGGCCACCGCGCTGGACCGCTACGCGGCCGCGCACGGGCGGAAGAACTTCTTCATGTTCGGCGAGGTCTACTCCGCCGACACCTCGGTGACCTCCCCGTACGTCACCCAGGGCCGCCTGGACGCCACCCTCGACTTCCCCTTCCAGGACGCCGCCCGCGCCTACGCCTCCCAGGGCGGCAGCGCGAAGAAGCTCGCCGGGGTCTTCGGGGACGACTACAAGTACACGACCGACAGGGCCAACGCCTACGAGCAGGTGACCTTCCTCGGCAACCACGACATGGGCCGCATCGGGTACTTCCTGAAGCAGGACGACCCGAAGGCGTCCGACGCCGAGATCCTGCGCAAGGACCGCCTCGCCAACCAGCTCATGTTCCTCGGCCGGGGCAACCCGGTCGTCTACTACGGCGACGAACAGGGCTTCACCGGCTCCGGTGGCGACAAGGACGCCCGCCAGACCATGTTCGCCTCCAAGGTCGCCGACTACCTGGACGACGAGATCGGCACCGCCCGCACCCACGCCCGCGACGCCTACGACACCGCCGCCCCGCTGTACAAGGACATCGCGGCCCTGGCGAAGCTCCGCAAGGCCAACCCGGCCCTGACAGACGGCGTGCAGACCGAGCGCTACGCGGCCGACGGCGCCGGTGTCTACGCCTTCACCCGCACCGACGCGCGCACCGGCGCCGAGTACGTCGTCGCCCTCAACAACGCCGCCACCGCGCAGACCGTGTCCTTCCCGACCGGCTCCGCCCGCATGGCGTACCAGGGCATCTACGGAGCCGGCCGCACGGTGAAGTCGGACGCCGGGCGCAAGCTCGGCCTCACCGTCCCGGCCGGGACCGCCGTCGTGTACAAGGCCACCGGCCGCCTCGCCGCCCCCGCCGCCGAGCCCACGCTCACCCTGACCGCCCCGGCCGCCGGAGCCACCGGCACGGTGGAGGTCGGCGCCGATGTGCCCGGCGGCGGGCTGAACCGGGTCGTCTTCGCCGCCCAGGTCGGCAACGGGCCCTGGAAGACGCTGGGTTCGGCCGACCACGCCCCGTACAAGGTCACCCAGGCCGTCGGCAAGGGCGTCCCCGCGGGGACCGCGCTGCGCTACAAGGCCGTGGCGATCGACTCCGCGGGCCGCACCGCGAGCGCCCTGGCGACCAGCACGACCGGCACCGCGCCCGCCCCCGAGCCGCCCACGGCCGCCTCCCGCGACTACGCGGTGGTGCACTACAAGCGGGCCGACGGCGACTACGCGAACTGGGGCCTGTACGCCTGGGGCGACCTCGCGGACGGCGAGGCCACCCAGTGGCCGGCCAGCCACCCCTTCACCGGCCGCGACGCCTACGGCGCCTTCGCCTACGTCAAGCTCAAGCCGGGCGCCTCGAACGTCGGCTTCCTCGTCATCGACAAGGACGGCGACAAGGACGTCTCCACCGACCGGACCATCGACGTCACGAAGACGGGTGAGGTCTGGATCGAGCAGGGCAAGCCCGAGACGCAGACCGAGCGCCCCGAGTATCCGGCCGAGGATCAGGGCAAGGCCGTGCTCCACTACCACCGCGCGGACGGGAACTACGACGGCTGGGGCCTGCACACCTGGACGGGTGCCGCCAACCCCACCGACTGGTCGAAGCCCCTTCAGCCGGTGAAGACTGACGCCTATGGCGCGGTCTTCGAGGTACCGCTCACCGAGGGTGCCACCAGTCTCAGCTACATCCTGCACAAGGGCGACGAGAAGGACCTGCCCACCGACCGGTCCCTCGACCTCAAGGCGGACGGCCACGAGGTGTGGCTGTTGAGCGGGCAGGAGAAGTACCTGCTCCCGCAGCCCAAGGGCAGCGCGGCCGCGCTCGACCTGACCACCGCCAAGGCGGTCTGGATCGACCGGGACACCCTCGCCTGGAACGGCGCCGAGGGAGCCGCCTCCACCCAGCTCCTCTACTCCCGCGACGGCTCGATCGCCGTCAAGGACTCCGCCCTGACCAGCGACGACGAGCGCTGGCTGCGGCTTGCCAAGGGCGCGCTCACCGACGCCCAGAAGGCGAAGTTCCCGCACCTGAAGGACTACACCGCCTGGACCGTCGACCCCCGCGACCGCGACCGGGTGCGCGAGGCCCTCACCGGCCAGCTCGTCGCCTCCCAGCGCGCCGCGAGCGGAGCCGTGCTGGCCGCGACCGGGGTGCAGATCGCCGGGGTGCTGGACGACGTGTACGCGGGCGCCACGAAGAGCGGCCTCGGCCCGGTCTTCCAGGGCGGCAAGCCCACCCTCTCCGTCTGGGCGCCCACGGCCCAGGACGTCTCGCTGGAACTGGACGGCGCGCTGACGCCCATGCGCCGCGACGACACCACCGGCGTCTGGTCCGTCACCGGCCCCGCGTCCTGGAAGGGCAAGCCCTACCGGTACGTGGTCAAGGTGTGGGCGCCCAGCGTCGGCAAGCTCGTCACCAACCCGGTCACCGACCCCTACTCGGTCGCCCTGACCGCCGACTCGAAGCGCAGCCTCGTCGTCGACCTCGCCGACCGCTCGCTGGCCCCCGAGGGCTGGACCGGCCTCACCAAGCCCAAGGCGGTGCCGCTGAAGGACGCGCAGATCCAGGAGCTGCACATCCGGGACTTCTCGGTGGCCGACAAGACCGTCCCGGCGAAGGACCAGGGCACCTACCTGGCCTTCACCGACAAGGACAGCGACGGCTCGAAGCACCTGCGCGAGCTGGCGAAGGCCGGCACCTCCTACGTGCACCTGCTGCCCGCGTTCGACATCGCCACTATCCCCGAGAAGAAGGCCGACCAGGCCACCCCCGGCTGCGACCTGGCCTCCTTCCCGGCCGACTCCGACAAGCAGCAGGAGTGCGTGGCGAAGACCGCCGCCAAGGACGCCTACAACTGGGGCTACGACCCCTTCCACTACACGGTCCCCGAGGGCTCGTACGCCACCGACCCCGACGGCACCGCCCGTACGGTGCAGTTCCGGAAGATGGTGCAGGCGCTCAACCAGGACGGGCTGCGGGTCGTCATGGACGTGGTCTACAACCACACCGCGGCCAGTGGGCAGGCGGACACCTCCGTGCTCGACCGGATCGTGCCCGGCTATTACCAGCGGCTCCTCGCCGACGGCAGCGTGGCCAACTCCACCTGTTGCGCGGGCACCGCGACCGAGAACGCCATGATGGGCAAGCTCGTCGTGGACTCGATCGTCACCTGGGCCAGGGAGTACAAGGTCGACGGCTTCCGCTTCGACCTCATGGGCCACCACCCCAAGGCCAACATCCTGGCCGTCCGCAAGGCGCTGGACGCGCTGACCGTGGCCAAGGACGGTGTCGACGGAAGCAAGATCATCCTCTACGGCGAGGGCTGGAACTTCGGCGAGGTCGCCGACGACGCCCGCTTCGTCCAGGCCACGCAGAAGAACATGGCCGGCACCGGCATCGCCACCTTCTCCGACCGGGCCCGGGACGCGGTGCGCGGCGGCGGACCCTTCGACGAGGACCCCGGCGTCCAGGGCTTCGCCTCCGGCCTGTTCACCGACCCCAACTCCAGCCCGGCCAACGGCACCCCGGCCGAACAGAAGGCCAGGCTGCTGCACTACCAGGACCTGATCAAGGTCGGCCTGACCGGCAACCTCGCCGGATACCGCTTCACCGACAGCGCGGGCAAGGAGGTCACCGGCGCCGGGGTCGACTACAACGGCTCGCCCGCCGGATACGCGGCCGCCCCCGGCGACGCCCTCGCCTACGCGGACGCCCACGACAACGAGTCGCTCTTCGACGCCCTCACCTTCAAACTGCCGGCCGGGACGAGCGCGTCCGACCGGGCCAGGATGCAGGTCCTCGCGATGGCCACGGCCGCGCTCTCCCAGGGCCCGGCCCTGTCGCAGGCGGGCACCGACCTGCTGCGCTCCAAGTCGCTGGACCGCAACTCCTTCGACAGCGGTGACTGGTTCAACGCCATCCACTGGAACTGCGCCGACGGCAACGGCTTCGGACGCGGGCTGCCTCCGGCGGCCGACAACGCGTCCAAGTGGTCGTACGCCAAGCCCCTGTTGAGCACGGTCAAGGTCGGCTGCCCGCAGATCACCGGCGCCTCGGCCGCCTACCGTGAGCTGCTGCGCATCCGCACCACCGAGGACGCCTTCTCGCTCGGCAGCACCGAGCGGGTGCAGGACCGGCTGTCCTTCCCGCTCTCCGGCAAGGACGAGACCGCGGGCGTGATCACCATGCGGCTCGGTGACCTGGTCGTGGTCTTCAACGCCACCCCCGAGCGGCAGGAGCAGCGGGTGGCCGCCCTCGCCGGGACGGACTACCGGCTGCACCCCGTGCAGGCGTCCGGCGCCGACGAGGTGGTCAAGTCCGCCTCGTACAGCGCCGGTTCGGGCACCTTCACGGTCCCGGCACGGACCGTGGCGGTGTTCACCCGCTAG
- a CDS encoding TetR/AcrR family transcriptional regulator: MSTGVRRRMGVEERRQQLIKVALDLFSRRSPDEVSIDEIASAAGISRPLVYHYFPGKLSLYEAALTRAAEDLAGRFEEPHEGPLGARLLRVMARFFDFVDDHGPGFSALMRGGPAVGSSATNALIDSVRQAAYEQILSHLGVTEAPARLELVVRSWISLVESTALIWLDGRRVPREELERQLVHDFAALAAVSAAFDPEMAAVVRGFVQGEPGDGPFAELATRLISLAG, encoded by the coding sequence ATGAGTACCGGGGTTCGCCGCAGGATGGGCGTCGAGGAGCGTCGGCAGCAGTTGATCAAGGTCGCGCTCGACCTGTTCAGCCGGCGCTCGCCCGACGAGGTCTCGATCGACGAGATAGCGTCGGCCGCGGGCATCTCACGCCCGCTGGTCTACCACTACTTCCCCGGCAAACTCAGTCTGTATGAGGCCGCGTTGACGCGTGCGGCGGAGGATCTGGCGGGCCGCTTCGAGGAGCCGCACGAGGGCCCGCTCGGCGCCCGGCTGCTGCGGGTGATGGCCCGCTTCTTCGACTTCGTGGACGACCACGGACCGGGTTTCTCCGCGCTGATGCGGGGTGGTCCGGCGGTCGGTTCCTCGGCCACCAACGCGCTCATCGACTCCGTGCGCCAGGCCGCCTACGAGCAGATCCTCTCCCACCTGGGGGTCACCGAGGCGCCCGCGCGGCTGGAGCTGGTGGTGCGCTCGTGGATCTCGCTGGTGGAGTCGACGGCGCTGATCTGGCTGGACGGCCGCCGGGTCCCGCGCGAGGAGCTGGAACGCCAGCTCGTGCACGACTTCGCCGCCCTGGCCGCCGTCAGCGCCGCCTTCGACCCGGAGATGGCCGCCGTGGTGCGGGGCTTCGTGCAGGGCGAGCCGGGTGACGGTCCCTTCGCGGAACTCGCCACCCGGCTGATCTCCCTGGCCGGGTGA
- a CDS encoding PDR/VanB family oxidoreductase: protein MPRRTRSAVTAALLVGAGLLTRRALRSRVRRSPLWPMPALDPPVSGRPRSRALRLRLTGHERIADGVVRLRLEGTGLPAWEPGAHLDLVLPSGLVRQYSLCGDPADSSSYEVAARLVTDGRGGSREVHERLTEGMELEVRGPRNRFPLVGAPAYVFVAGGIGITPVLPMLRALPEGADVRLLYCGRTRASMPFLKEAAELVGDGCTVVAEDEDGRPDLAALLTGLPEGAAVYCCGPQGLMAAVEGVLPEGATLHLERFAPRTATGDDTEFEVELRRSGRTLTVPPDSTVLAAVRRELPDTLYSCEQGFCGTCQQRVLEGEVDHRDELLTDGERADSMLICVSRARGERLVLDM, encoded by the coding sequence ATGCCTAGGCGGACCAGGTCGGCCGTCACCGCGGCGCTGCTCGTGGGCGCCGGGCTGCTGACCCGACGGGCGCTGCGGAGCCGGGTGCGCCGGTCGCCGCTGTGGCCGATGCCCGCGCTGGACCCGCCGGTCTCCGGGCGTCCCCGCTCGCGGGCGCTGCGGCTGCGGCTGACCGGCCACGAGCGGATCGCGGACGGGGTGGTGCGGCTCCGGCTGGAGGGCACCGGCCTGCCCGCCTGGGAGCCGGGCGCGCATCTGGATCTGGTGCTGCCCTCGGGGCTGGTGCGGCAGTACTCGCTGTGCGGGGACCCGGCGGACTCCTCGTCGTACGAGGTGGCGGCGCGGCTGGTGACGGACGGGCGGGGCGGTTCGCGCGAGGTGCACGAGCGGCTCACCGAGGGGATGGAGCTGGAGGTGCGCGGGCCGCGCAACCGCTTCCCGCTGGTGGGGGCGCCCGCGTACGTGTTCGTGGCCGGAGGTATCGGCATCACCCCCGTCCTGCCGATGCTGCGGGCCCTGCCCGAGGGCGCGGACGTGCGGCTGCTGTACTGCGGGCGTACGCGGGCCTCGATGCCGTTTCTGAAGGAGGCAGCGGAGCTGGTCGGGGACGGGTGCACGGTGGTGGCCGAGGACGAGGACGGGCGCCCCGACCTGGCCGCGCTGCTGACCGGGCTCCCCGAGGGCGCGGCCGTGTACTGCTGTGGTCCGCAGGGGCTGATGGCGGCGGTGGAGGGGGTGCTGCCCGAGGGGGCCACGCTGCACCTGGAGCGGTTCGCGCCGCGTACGGCGACCGGGGACGACACCGAGTTCGAGGTGGAACTGCGGCGCAGCGGGCGGACGTTGACCGTGCCGCCGGACTCGACGGTGCTGGCGGCGGTACGCCGGGAGCTGCCGGACACCCTCTACTCCTGCGAGCAGGGATTCTGCGGGACCTGTCAGCAGCGGGTGCTGGAGGGCGAGGTGGATCACCGGGACGAGTTGCTGACGGACGGGGAGCGCGCCGACTCGATGCTGATCTGCGTGTCCCGCGCCCGGGGTGAGCGCCTGGTCCTGGACATGTGA
- a CDS encoding metal-dependent hydrolase — MSNKQARPVAAERIPLKARKVSFAWEDTPLHWVPGDPFTTHTINVLHLLLPAGERWFVHVYKQALPLIRDERLREDVIGFIGQEAMHSQAHDEVLPHLREQGLDPTPYTAQVDWFFEKLLGDRTLPPGRARRWWLLERIAVIAAIEHYTAFLGDWVLNADELDRRGADPTMLDLLRWHGAEEVEHRSVAFDLFMHVDGDYWRRVRTWAVAFAALMFLWQRGARFFMENDPTLVDGKASFREFYTSGRRGTLPATGALLKSIPRYLGRAYHPSQEGSTAQAVAYLASSPAALAAEKAEHDA; from the coding sequence ATGTCTAACAAGCAGGCCCGGCCGGTGGCGGCCGAGCGCATCCCGCTGAAGGCGCGCAAGGTGTCCTTCGCCTGGGAGGACACCCCGCTGCACTGGGTGCCGGGCGACCCCTTCACCACGCACACCATCAATGTGCTGCATCTGCTGCTGCCCGCCGGCGAGCGGTGGTTCGTCCATGTGTACAAGCAGGCGCTGCCGCTGATCCGGGACGAGCGACTGCGCGAGGACGTCATCGGGTTCATCGGGCAGGAGGCGATGCACTCCCAGGCCCACGACGAGGTGCTGCCGCATCTGCGCGAGCAGGGGCTCGACCCGACGCCGTACACCGCGCAGGTCGACTGGTTCTTCGAGAAGCTGCTCGGGGACCGCACGCTGCCCCCTGGCCGGGCGCGCCGCTGGTGGCTGCTGGAGCGGATCGCGGTGATCGCGGCGATCGAGCACTACACGGCGTTCCTCGGCGACTGGGTGCTCAACGCGGACGAGCTGGACCGGCGGGGCGCCGATCCGACCATGCTGGACCTGCTGCGCTGGCACGGCGCGGAGGAGGTCGAGCACCGCTCGGTCGCCTTCGACCTGTTCATGCACGTGGACGGCGACTACTGGCGCCGGGTGCGGACCTGGGCGGTGGCGTTCGCGGCGCTGATGTTCCTCTGGCAGCGCGGGGCCCGGTTCTTCATGGAGAACGACCCGACGCTGGTGGACGGCAAGGCGTCGTTCCGGGAGTTCTACACGAGCGGCCGCCGGGGCACGCTGCCCGCCACGGGCGCCCTGCTCAAGTCCATCCCGCGCTATCTCGGCCGGGCCTACCACCCGTCCCAGGAGGGCTCGACCGCGCAGGCGGTCGCCTACCTGGCCTCGTCCCCGGCGGCGCTGGCCGCGGAGAAGGCGGAGCACGATGCCTAG
- a CDS encoding tetratricopeptide repeat protein, with translation MDRDWEERVAAAWAAFDTWPEDDAAGFRAVIDKLAAELPEGDPLALFERACAFDSTGHSADAVGLYRAALDGGLAEANPYKARRTKIQLASSLRNTGHAAQGVELLTPELDAHSDELDDAVRACLALCLSSLGRDREGLALVLGALAPHLPRYQRSMANYARALTDPV, from the coding sequence ATGGACCGAGACTGGGAAGAGCGCGTGGCCGCCGCCTGGGCAGCCTTCGACACCTGGCCCGAGGACGACGCGGCCGGGTTCCGTGCCGTGATCGACAAGCTGGCCGCCGAGTTGCCCGAGGGCGACCCGCTCGCCCTGTTCGAGCGGGCCTGCGCCTTCGACTCCACCGGCCACTCGGCCGACGCGGTCGGGCTGTACCGCGCGGCACTGGACGGCGGCCTCGCCGAGGCGAACCCGTACAAGGCCCGCCGGACGAAGATCCAACTGGCCAGCTCGCTGCGGAACACCGGGCACGCGGCGCAGGGCGTGGAGCTGCTCACCCCCGAACTCGACGCACACTCGGACGAGTTGGACGACGCGGTACGCGCGTGTCTGGCGCTGTGCCTGTCCAGCCTGGGCCGGGACCGCGAGGGGCTCGCCCTGGTGCTTGGCGCGCTCGCGCCCCATCTCCCGCGCTATCAGCGGTCGATGGCCAACTACGCCCGCGCGCTGACCGATCCGGTGTGA